Proteins encoded in a region of the Planococcus citri chromosome 1, ihPlaCitr1.1, whole genome shotgun sequence genome:
- the LOC135833013 gene encoding RNA-binding protein NOB1-like: protein MQNKKAKYLVVDTTPFIQNAPLHEVGENVLTISDVVEEIRNKRQLRHLASLTYDLQIKDVFQEHISFVSDFAKKTGDYSSLSSTDIKLIALTYQLELENVGRDHLRKSPIMKRFDINASKIVKPIDPKVNGLSLPVKLSDVKLKNRLENDEVIDHEKKEAASDDEYESAEEEVSDDHFEDVGSDNASDSQELLEEEEGEDHDDYDEEEEEEEEEDDDDDDDDDDDGDDDTNWVTPSNISNLKRTVHGGNYSDKEVIVGCMSTDFAVQNVLMQLGLKVVALDGRIITQLRSYVLRCYACFKLTTNMRKVFCPKCGLKTLKRVSVFLDEKGNKCININFKKPINAKGKRFSLPMPQGGKHAVNPRLVEDARRPHQKPSRLARTKTDALEPDYIAGISPFATRDVYSKSAQLGFNKGKPVFKYWMRRNPNEAKRNPKK, encoded by the exons atgcaaaataaaaaagccAAATACCTTGTAGTGGATACAACACCATTCATTCAAAATGCTCCTTTGCAT GAAGTTGGAGAAAATGTTCTTACAATTTCCGATGTAGTGGAAGAAATTCGTAACAAAAGACAGCTGCGTCATCTTGCTTCTCTTACTTATGATCTGCAAATCAAAGATGTTTTCCAAGAACACATCAGTTTCG tgtcCGACTTTGCAAAGAAAACCGGTGATTACAGTTCCCTGTCGAGTACCGATATAAAGTTGATAGCACTGACGTATCAAttagaattggaaaatgttggtCGTGATCATCTACGAAAGTCGCCGATTATGAAACGTTTCGATATTAATGCTTCCAAAATAGTCAAACCAATTGATCCAAAAGTTAATGGATTGTCTCTACCAGTTAAA CTTTCAGatgtcaagttgaaaaatagacTGGAAAACGATGAGGTGATtgatcacgaaaaaaaagaagctgcGAGTGACGATGAATACGAAAGTGCAGAGGAGGAAGTATCCGATGATCATTTTGAAGATGTAGGAAGTGACAATGCGTCCGATAGCCAAGAACTGTTAGAAGAGGAGGAAGGCGAAGATCATGATGATTatgatgaagaagaagaggaagaagaagaagaagatgatgatgatgacgacgacgacgacgacgacggcgatgATGATACCAATTGGGTCACTCCGAGTAACATTTCTAATTTAAAACGAACTGTTCATGGCGGAAATTACTCTGATAAAGAAGTCATTGTTGGCTGTATGAGCACTGATTTCGCTGTACAA AACGTATTGATGCAGCTGGGCTTGAAAGTGGTAGCTTTGGACGGTAGAATCATAACTCAACTACGTTCTTACGTTTTACGATGTTACGCGTGTTTCAAACTCACCACCAATATGAGGAAAGTATTTTGCCCGAAATGTGGTTTGAAAACACTCAAAAGAGTATCAGTATTCCTTGACGAAAAAGGCAATAAATGTATaaacattaatttcaaaaaacccatTAATGCTAAAGGAAAACGA TTTTCATTACCAATGCCTCAAGGAGGTAAACACGCTGTGAATCCTAGATTAGTTGAAGATGCTAGAAGACCACATCAGAAACCTTCCAGACTCGCTAGAACGAAAACTGATGCACTTGAACCTGATTATATCGCAG GTATTTCACCTTTCGCAACTAGAGATGTATATTCGAAATCTGCTCAACTTGGTTTCAACAAAGGAAAGCCAGTATTCAAGTATTGGATGCGAAGAAATCCTAATGAAGCGAAGCGAAACCCCAAGAAATAA